The window TCAAGATGCACGGCGGCGGGCCCAAGGTCGTCCCGGGCAAGGCCATGCCCGAAGAATACACCAAGGAAAATTTGGAGCTGGTGGAAAAGGGTGTCGAGAACATGGTGCACATGATCGGCGTGATCCGCAAGGCCGGCATCAACCCCGTGGTCTGCATCAACCGCTTTTACACCGATACGGATGCCGAATGCGCCATCGTGCGCAAGGCCGCCGAGGCTGCCGGCGCCCGCTGCGCCGAGTCCAAGCACTGGGAAAAGGGCGGCGAAGGGGCGCTGGAATTTGCCGATGCGGTCGTCGATGCCTGTGAGGAAGGCAACAACTTCGATTTCCTCTATCCCCTGGAGATGAAGCTGCGCGACCGCGTGGCGACCATCGCCAAAGAAGTCTACGGCGCCGACGGCGTCGACTGGTCGCCCGAAGCCGAGGCCAAGGCCAAGATGCTCGAAAACGACCCCAAATACGCGGACTTCGCTACCATGATGGTCAAGACCCACCTGAGCCTCTCCCATGACCCGGTGGTCAAGGGCGTGCCCAAGGGCTGGAGGCTGCCTATCCGCGACGTGCTGATCTACTCCGGTGCCAAGTTCCTCTGCCCCTGCGCCGGGACCATCAGCCTGATGCCCGGCACGGGCTCCAACCCGGCCTTCCGCCGCGTCGATGTGGATCCGGCGACCGGCAAGGTCAGCGGGCTGTTCTAACTGTCCGCGGCAAACGACGTACCAACCCGGCGGGCCCGGAGGGATCATTCCTCCGGGCCCGTTTTATGTTCCGGCCCCTCAGTCGGCAGGCAGGCGATGCGGCCGGGGCTTTTCAGGGGCGGCCCCCCGTGAGTCGTGCAAAGCGCTTCAGAAATCCCCACCCCCTGTCGATTTAAGTACCGCGTTTACAGTGGCTTAAAAAGCCTTCCGGCGCCACCTGCCCATCTCATCGATGCCTTCCGGCACGGCTGCCTGCAGCCAGTCGGGCCGGGTTGACGCTGCTGGGGGCCTGCCGTTCTTCCGGCCGTCGGCCGAGGGCCCCCCACACCGAACAAGGTCTGTGTCTGCATGAATCTGAAAGGCGATTTCGATCCCTCGTCCCTGGCCAGCATTCTTCAACTGCTGAGCAATGAAAAGAAAACCGGCGTGCTGCGGGTCGTCAGCGATGACAATGAGGTCCGGATCTTCATCCAGGATGGGGCCATTATTTATGCCATGGGTTCCCAGAAGGAGGAGCGCCTGGGGCACCTTCTGATCAGCAAGGGAATGATAACCGCCGAGCAGCTTCAACAGTGCCTGTCCGAGGCGCGCAGCCAAAAACTGGCCATGGGTAAAATCCTGGTGGGCCGTGGCTTCATCTCATCGGAGCAGCTGAAAACCGTCATTCGCAAACAGGCCGAGTTCATCATCTTCAATCTCTTCTTCTGGGACCAGGGCAGCTTCGAATACACCGATGCCCGGCTGAATCTCAACGGGCTGATGGTCACGCCGCTGGACATCATGTCCATCATCCTGGAGGCCACCCGGCGGATTGATGAAATGTCGATCCTGAAAAAGCAGATCCCCAATGACCGAATTGTCTTCCGGATCTCCCAGAAGACGCCCAACCAGAGGCAGATCACCTTCAACACCCTGGAATGGCGCTTCATGACTCTGGTGGACGGCAGCCGAACGGTGCGGGAACTGGTGGCGGTCAGCGGCTATGAGGAATTCGTGGTCTACCAGGTGCTCAACTCGCTGCTGGCATCGGGTGTCATCGAAAAAGACCTCTCCTCGGGAGGCGCGCCGGAAGGCGCCGCCCGCCGCGAGGCAGCCCAGGAAAGGGTCATCGCGGTCTACAATGACATCCTTGGCGGCTTTCAGCGCTGCCTGCTTGGGGCCCACGGCCGCTGGCTGTTCACTGCGCTGGAGCAGTTCAACGGGCATCTGGTGCACCCGGACTGGCGTCGCGTTCAGGACCGCTATCGGTCCGAGCGGCTGCAGTGGGTCGCGGCCGTGATGGAAAACTTGAAGCGCGGTTTTCAGCCCCTGCAAAAGAGCCTGATTCGCAATTTCCACCCCGATCAG is drawn from Desulfobacteraceae bacterium and contains these coding sequences:
- a CDS encoding DUF4388 domain-containing protein, translated to MNLKGDFDPSSLASILQLLSNEKKTGVLRVVSDDNEVRIFIQDGAIIYAMGSQKEERLGHLLISKGMITAEQLQQCLSEARSQKLAMGKILVGRGFISSEQLKTVIRKQAEFIIFNLFFWDQGSFEYTDARLNLNGLMVTPLDIMSIILEATRRIDEMSILKKQIPNDRIVFRISQKTPNQRQITFNTLEWRFMTLVDGSRTVRELVAVSGYEEFVVYQVLNSLLASGVIEKDLSSGGAPEGAARREAAQERVIAVYNDILGGFQRCLLGAHGRWLFTALEQFNGHLVHPDWRRVQDRYRSERLQWVAAVMENLKRGFQPLQKSLIRNFHPDQPAGINIQAVKETLKRFQTFEAGHDFLTSSLNEFVLNTLGEMPRIVGASPTRALMADIRQRLQAADVADHPVSEVQRLQQDVTRILTAVEHKILADNKARAFVGGIFGVCGRH